One part of the Arabidopsis thaliana chromosome 4, partial sequence genome encodes these proteins:
- the MEE56 gene encoding Heavy metal transport/detoxification superfamily protein (maternal effect embryo arrest 56 (MEE56); FUNCTIONS IN: metal ion binding; INVOLVED IN: embryo development ending in seed dormancy; LOCATED IN: cellular_component unknown; CONTAINS InterPro DOMAIN/s: Heavy metal transport/detoxification protein (InterPro:IPR006121); BEST Arabidopsis thaliana protein match is: heavy-metal-associated domain-containing protein (TAIR:AT1G57780.1); Has 1906 Blast hits to 1384 proteins in 227 species: Archae - 17; Bacteria - 216; Metazoa - 257; Fungi - 98; Plants - 252; Viruses - 8; Other Eukaryotes - 1058 (source: NCBI BLink).) has translation MVTGNFNLEKLLKNLKKKTGKKAEILTMNEKVEKEDVVQNEANEQETVTKKNEEGDIVDKKDETPEVEEKIDKPETSTRKLEIHIAFLSEKYEADIGKVISKFEGVKTCKVDVENKKVVITGDFDEEKLWKELEEKMRKRIVKMEKEKKDDEPITKDEENEIDRGVYMNPSSDDEKEMARWMMFSDENPNACSIS, from the exons atGGTTACTggtaattttaatttggaaaaattattgaaaaatctcaagaaaaaaactgGTAAAAAGGCAGAAATCTTGACGATGAATGAGAAagttgagaaagaagatgttGTTCAAAATGAAGCTAATGAACAAGAGACAGttacaaagaagaatgaagaaggtGATATAGTCGACAAAAAAGATGAGACTCctgaagtagaagaaaaaattgacAAACCTGAAACAAG tacaagaaaacttgaaataCATATAGCATTTCTAAGTGAGAAGTATGAGGCAGACATCGGAAAAGTTATTTCTAAATTCGAag GGGTCAAAACATGTAAGGTCGatgtagaaaacaaaaaagttgtcATCACTGGCGattttgatgaagagaaattgTGGAAAGAACTTGAGGAAAAAATGCGTAAAAGGATAGTCAaaatggaaaaggaaaaaaaggaCGATGAACCTATAAcgaaagatgaagaaaatgaaattgataGAGGTGTTTATATGAACCCTAGTAGtgatgatgagaaagaaaTGGCTAGATGGATGATGTTTAGTGATGAAAATCCTAATGCATGTTCTATTTCGTAA
- the EXT12 gene encoding Proline-rich extensin-like family protein has translation MISLRMKGLGHCLVYVVVFSVIAAIVTAYDSPSSTPQYTSPYPPKNYSPYLSESPPPPPPQYRRQEPKYTPHPEPNVYDSPTPLPYYFPFPKLDIKSPPPPSVYTFSPPQLYYSPSPKVIYNSPPPPYIYSSPPPPPYYSPSPKVDYKSPPPPYVYSSPPPPPYYSPSPKVEYKSPPPPYVYSFPPPPPYYSPSPKVGYKSPPAPYVYSSPPPPPYYSPSPKVNYKSPPPPYVYSSPPPPPYSPSPKVEFKSPPPPYIYNSPPPPSYYSPSPKIDYKSPPPPYVYSSPPPPTYYSPSPRVDYKSPPPPYVYNSLPPPYVYNSPPPPPYYSPSPTVNYKSPPPPYVYNSPPPPPYYSPFPKVEYKSPPPPYIYNSPPPPPYYSPSPKITYKSPPPPYIYKTPYY, from the exons ATGATATCCTTAAGAATGAAAGGGCTTGGTCATTGCCTAGTTTATGTCGTGGTCTTTAGTGTCATTGCGGCTATAGTGACAGCATACGACTCACCCTCTTCAACACCACAATACACTTCCCCTTATCCACCTAAAAACTATTCTCCTTATCTCTCAGAATCACCCCCACCCCCACCACCACAATATAGAAGACAAGAGCCTAAGTACACACCACACCCAGAGCCAAATGTCTACGATTCCCCGACACCTCTACCATATTACTTTCCTTTTCCTAAACTAGACAtcaagtctccaccaccaccatccgTCTACACCTTCTCACCACCTCAACTATATTACTCCCCTTCTCCTAAG GTAATCTAcaactctccaccaccaccatacatctacagctccccaccacctCCCCCTTACTACTCCCCTTCTCCTAAGGTTGACtacaaatctccaccaccaccatatgtctacagctctccaccacctcctccataCTACTCCCCTTCTCCTAAGGTAGAGtacaaatctccaccaccaccatacgtctacagttttccaccacctcctccataCTACTCCCCTTCTCCTAAGGTTGGATACAAATCTCCACCAGCACCATATGTCtacagctctccaccacctccCCCATACTACTCCCCTTCTCCTAAGGTTAACtacaaatctccaccaccaccgtacgtctacagctctccaccacctccCCCGTACTCCCCTTCTCCTAAGGTTGAATTcaaatctccaccaccaccatacatCTACAACTCTCCCCCACCTCCCtcatactactctccttctcctaagATTGACTataagtctccaccaccaccatatgtttacagctctccaccacctccaACATATTATTCTCCTTCACCAAGGGTAGACTataagtctccaccaccaccatacgtaTACAACTCACTTCCACCTCCATATGTATACAActcaccaccacctccaccgtACTATTCTCCATCTCCAACGGTAAACtacaaatctccaccaccaccatacgtaTACAActcaccaccacctccaccttACTACTCTCCTTTTCCTAAGGTAGAGTACAAATCTCCACCGCCACCATACATCTATAACTccccaccacctccaccatacTATTCTCCTTCTCCGAAGATAACCtacaaatctccaccaccaccatacatCTACAAGACACCTTATTATTGA
- the EXT12 gene encoding Proline-rich extensin-like family protein, whose protein sequence is MISLRMKGLGHCLVYVVVFSVIAAIVTAYDSPSSTPQYTSPYPPKNYSPYLSESPPPPPPQYRRQEPKYTPHPEPNVYDSPTPLPYYFPFPKLDIKSPPPPSVYTFSPPQLYYSPSPKVEYKSPPPPYIYNSPPPPPYYSPSPKITYKSPPPPYIYKTPYY, encoded by the exons ATGATATCCTTAAGAATGAAAGGGCTTGGTCATTGCCTAGTTTATGTCGTGGTCTTTAGTGTCATTGCGGCTATAGTGACAGCATACGACTCACCCTCTTCAACACCACAATACACTTCCCCTTATCCACCTAAAAACTATTCTCCTTATCTCTCAGAATCACCCCCACCCCCACCACCACAATATAGAAGACAAGAGCCTAAGTACACACCACACCCAGAGCCAAATGTCTACGATTCCCCGACACCTCTACCATATTACTTTCCTTTTCCTAAACTAGACAtcaagtctccaccaccaccatccgTCTACACCTTCTCACCACCTCAACTATATTACTCCCCTTCTCCTAAG GTAGAGTACAAATCTCCACCGCCACCATACATCTATAACTccccaccacctccaccatacTATTCTCCTTCTCCGAAGATAACCtacaaatctccaccaccaccatacatCTACAAGACACCTTATTATTGA
- the EXT12 gene encoding Proline-rich extensin-like family protein (Proline-rich extensin-like family protein; FUNCTIONS IN: structural constituent of cell wall; INVOLVED IN: plant-type cell wall organization; LOCATED IN: endomembrane system; CONTAINS InterPro DOMAIN/s: Extensin-like repeat (InterPro:IPR006706); BEST Arabidopsis thaliana protein match is: Proline-rich extensin-like family protein (TAIR:AT5G06640.1); Has 154812 Blast hits to 45323 proteins in 1720 species: Archae - 310; Bacteria - 21282; Metazoa - 59302; Fungi - 26683; Plants - 23217; Viruses - 3952; Other Eukaryotes - 20066 (source: NCBI BLink).) — translation MISLRMKGLGHCLVYVVVFSVIAAIVTAYDSPSSTPQYTSPYPPKNYSPYLSESPPPPPPQYRRQEPKYTPHPEPNVYDSPTPLPYYFPFPKLDIKSPPPPSVYTFSPPQLYYSPSPKVEYKSPPPPYVYSSLPPLTYYSPSPKVIYNSPPPPYIYSSPPPPPYYSPSPKVDYKSPPPPYVYSSPPPPPYYSPSPKVEYKSPPPPYVYSFPPPPPYYSPSPKVGYKSPPAPYVYSSPPPPPYYSPSPKVNYKSPPPPYVYSSPPPPPYSPSPKVEFKSPPPPYIYNSPPPPSYYSPSPKIDYKSPPPPYVYSSPPPPTYYSPSPRVDYKSPPPPYVYNSLPPPYVYNSPPPPPYYSPSPTVNYKSPPPPYVYNSPPPPPYYSPFPKVEYKSPPPPYIYNSPPPPPYYSPSPKITYKSPPPPYIYKTPYY, via the coding sequence ATGATATCCTTAAGAATGAAAGGGCTTGGTCATTGCCTAGTTTATGTCGTGGTCTTTAGTGTCATTGCGGCTATAGTGACAGCATACGACTCACCCTCTTCAACACCACAATACACTTCCCCTTATCCACCTAAAAACTATTCTCCTTATCTCTCAGAATCACCCCCACCCCCACCACCACAATATAGAAGACAAGAGCCTAAGTACACACCACACCCAGAGCCAAATGTCTACGATTCCCCGACACCTCTACCATATTACTTTCCTTTTCCTAAACTAGACAtcaagtctccaccaccaccatccgTCTACACCTTCTCACCACCTCAACTATATTACTCCCCTTCTCCTAAGGTAGAGTACAAATCTCCGCCGCCACCATACGTTTATAGCTCTCTGCCACCTCTAACATATTATTCTCCTTCTCCGAAGGTAATCTAcaactctccaccaccaccatacatctacagctccccaccacctCCCCCTTACTACTCCCCTTCTCCTAAGGTTGACtacaaatctccaccaccaccatatgtctacagctctccaccacctcctccataCTACTCCCCTTCTCCTAAGGTAGAGtacaaatctccaccaccaccatacgtctacagttttccaccacctcctccataCTACTCCCCTTCTCCTAAGGTTGGATACAAATCTCCACCAGCACCATATGTCtacagctctccaccacctccCCCATACTACTCCCCTTCTCCTAAGGTTAACtacaaatctccaccaccaccgtacgtctacagctctccaccacctccCCCGTACTCCCCTTCTCCTAAGGTTGAATTcaaatctccaccaccaccatacatCTACAACTCTCCCCCACCTCCCtcatactactctccttctcctaagATTGACTataagtctccaccaccaccatatgtttacagctctccaccacctccaACATATTATTCTCCTTCACCAAGGGTAGACTataagtctccaccaccaccatacgtaTACAACTCACTTCCACCTCCATATGTATACAActcaccaccacctccaccgtACTATTCTCCATCTCCAACGGTAAACtacaaatctccaccaccaccatacgtaTACAActcaccaccacctccaccttACTACTCTCCTTTTCCTAAGGTAGAGTACAAATCTCCACCGCCACCATACATCTATAACTccccaccacctccaccatacTATTCTCCTTCTCCGAAGATAACCtacaaatctccaccaccaccatacatCTACAAGACACCTTATTATTGA
- the RTFL12 gene encoding ROTUNDIFOLIA like 12 (ROTUNDIFOLIA like 12 (RTFL12); CONTAINS InterPro DOMAIN/s: DVL (InterPro:IPR012552); BEST Arabidopsis thaliana protein match is: ROTUNDIFOLIA like 10 (TAIR:AT3G14362.1); Has 139 Blast hits to 139 proteins in 12 species: Archae - 0; Bacteria - 0; Metazoa - 0; Fungi - 0; Plants - 139; Viruses - 0; Other Eukaryotes - 0 (source: NCBI BLink).), with product MCLFMSNSSLPTKPNRKTRFGDRCLLMAKQQRTRLYILRRCVSMLLCWHDHSISD from the coding sequence ATGTGTCTTTTTATGTCCAATTCTTCTCTTCCAACTAAACCGAACCGGAAAACCAGGTTCGGAGATCGGTGTTTACTGATGGCCAAACAGCAACGAACCCGACTTTACATACTTCGACGATGTGTCTCCATGCTGCTTTGCTGGCACGACCACTCTATTTCTGATTAG